The genomic interval ACCGATACCGGATCCGGGGGTCGAAGAGCCCGTAACTCACATCGACCACCAGATTGATGGCGGTGAAGATGACGCCGTAGAGGAGCACCAGATTCTGGATGAGGGTCCAGTCACGCTCGGTCAACGCCTGCACCAGCGCCGTGCCGAGCCCCGGCACCCCGAACGCCCGCTCCACGGCGACCGACCCCCCGAGCAGTCCTCCGAGCGCGAGGCCGGAGATGGTGATGACCGGCAGGAACGCGTTCCGCAGGACGTGCCGCCAGGCGATCACCCGATCGCGCAGGCCCTTCGCCCGGGCCGTGCGCACATAATCTTCCTCCAGGACCTCCAGCACCGACGAGCGGGTGATCCGGGCCATCACCGCGGCGAGCCCGAGGCCCATCGCGATCGCCGGTCCGAGCGTGATCTGGAGATTCCCCCACGGATTGTCCCAGAAGTAGATGGTGGTCAACGGCGGCCGCCACGTCAGCACGAGCACGCCCACCAGGACGATGACCAGTCCTATCCAGAAGCTCGGCACCGCCAAAAAGATCGTCATGACGACGCGGGCCAGGTAATCCATGAACGAGCGGCGCCACACCGCGCTCGACATCCCGACCGGGATGCCGATGAGCCACGACAGGAGCACGGCCATGAGGGCGATCTGCACGGTGACCGGCCCTCGCCGGAGGATGAGATCGCGAA from bacterium carries:
- a CDS encoding ABC transporter permease, with the protein product MQKYLLGRLISSVPTLFGISVVIFIAMRILPGDPVAMIASEGQGTYVLHQEELARARATLGLDQPYYLQYAHWIGDVIRGDLGRSFWRGEPIRDLILRRGPVTVQIALMAVLLSWLIGIPVGMSSAVWRRSFMDYLARVVMTIFLAVPSFWIGLVIVLVGVLVLTWRPPLTTIYFWDNPWGNLQITLGPAIAMGLGLAAVMARITRSSVLEVLEEDYVRTARAKGLRDRVIAWRHVLRNAFLPVITISGLALGGLLGGSVAVERAFGVPGLGTALVQALTERDWTLIQNLVLLYGVIFTAINLVVDVSYGLFDPRIRYR